The nucleotide window TTGTCCGGCACATCGATGCTGTAGTGACCGGTGCCGTCCGTCTTCGTTCGCCCGGCCTCCTGCATCCCCTGCCCGAAGCCGATCAGGACCACGTCGTCGCCCGCTGCAGGCTTGTTGGTCGTCTTATCTGTCACCATACCGGTTACAGTTGCGGCAGAAGCCGTCATCCCGGCAAAGAACACCACCGCCAGCGCAGCTGTATGCTGCACGCCCAGGAAAGCCTTCATTTTCCCCCTCATTCTTATCGAGCCTGCGCTTCCAGCACTTCCATCTCGGCGATCACCTCGGCCGCCTCATTCTCAAGCACAGCCTGTTGCGCCGCATAGTCCTCTTCCACGAACTTGCCCGAGCGGTACTCGAAGTTCAGATCACGCAGGTTCTCGTAGAGCACGTCCTTGCGCTCGCGCAGATACTCGAGGCGCGTCTTCTGCCGTTGCGCGGCCACATTCCGTTCCGGATAAAACACGTACCCCAGCACGCCTGCCAGCAGCAGGCCACACGCCAACAGGATCATAACTCGGTCTCCCGCCGCACCCGTTCACGGATGCCCTCGAACTGCTCGGTCCGCACAGGAACCGGCTTCATTGCTGCACGCCTGCGCCACCGTCGGATCAGCACCACCGTCCCGCCCATCCCCAGCAGCAGAAGCAGCGGCGGCATGATCCACGCCAGCATATTGAATCGCGTGAACATGGGCGCTGCAAGGATCGTAGGTCCATACTTAGCCTGGAATGCCGACAGGATGGCCGTATCGCCATCGCCACGCCGAATATCGGCACGCAACTCTTCGAGCATCGGTCCCGAGTCCGGGCAGCCGAAATGATTGCACTCGATCAGGACCTGCCCGCAGCCACAGGCGCACATCATCTTGTGGCCCAGATCATTCAACCGCGAGCCATTATCCGCCGCTCCCATGGTGAGCACCGCGAGCACGGCAACCAGCACCGCAGCGCCTGCACGGCGCCGGATCGTAGTAACCGCACGCATCAATCGCCTCCCGAAGCAGGCACTGCGCTGGCTACTGAATCAGAAGCAACTGCTTTGACGCGGTTCGACGCAAAGGCTGCCGTCATATTCGGCATCAGCGCCACGGCTGTCCCAAAGACGATGATTCCCACGCCGATCCAGATCCATGCCACAAGCGGATTGAGGAACACTTTGATGATCGGGTTCCCCGTATCCGGATTCTTGGCCTCGTAGATCACGTAGAGATCCCAGGCCAGCGTCGAATGGTTCGCTACGATCGTCGACGGCTGCTGGCTTGCCGAGTAGAACCGTTTCTCCGGTGACACCTGGAAGAGCTTCTTATCGCCGTGATAGACATCCAGCAGCGCGTATTCGCTGTCATAGTTCGGATTCGTATCTTGCGAGAAGCTCTCGCATTCGAGGCGATACGGACCGATATAGATGTTCTGCTTGTAGGTCAGTTCCTGCTCACGCGACAGGTT belongs to Silvibacterium dinghuense and includes:
- a CDS encoding cytochrome c-type biogenesis protein CcmH; its protein translation is MRAVTTIRRRAGAAVLVAVLAVLTMGAADNGSRLNDLGHKMMCACGCGQVLIECNHFGCPDSGPMLEELRADIRRGDGDTAILSAFQAKYGPTILAAPMFTRFNMLAWIMPPLLLLLGMGGTVVLIRRWRRRAAMKPVPVRTEQFEGIRERVRRETEL